CCTTCGATGACATCTCTACAACGGATTTGGCTGATTGTTTGCCACTGTGTTCCTCCTCTTCGTCAGATGTTTTTGCTCTTTCGTGATTGGTCTGGGCAGCTGCGCGTGGACCAACGACGTATATCACAGTTTCGTCGGACGAACACTCACTCGACATTTTGCTCTCTTGGGATTGAAAAAGTTCGTTGAGTTTAGCACCTTTTGAGAGACGAGCGAGAGGAGAATCCGGCAATCGTCGCTCTGGGGTTTTGTACCCCGGGGAATTGGTTGATGGGGTCGATGAGTGGAGGTCTGGAGAGTATCTACCTAGACCATCTACCGCATTCACCATACACCTGTCCAtagaaacaaaatatttatgttATTATCGTCTTAAAACTTCCCAACTGAAATCATTGCAAGATCCTTACCTGATTTCGGACTTGACTTCACTCGCCATTTCCTTCGAGAATTCCATGAGATACTCGGCAATCTCACTGGCTGAGAACGAATCATCCCTGTGTGCCTTATCACTGCCATTGGAGGTTGTCCTATGGGGATAATGCTGTGGTGTTCCAAGATCTGAGGAATTGCTTTCAGACAATACATCATCCACTTGAGAAATGACTTCCCTGATCTCCGATTTGATCTCCGTAGCGATATCCTCGGTTCGCCCCTTCAGATAGGCGTGAAGATCATCATCAGAGCTGTGACTAAAACTGGATAAAATCGGCGAGCATCTCCCCAGCTTCTGGGTGATGTGTCCCTCACTGTGCTGCGGACAATGCTGTTGAGGATGTGCTGGATGATGCGAGGTCAGGGATGAATAACCACAGGGATACGGTGAAGGTGAGGATGATGAGGTGGGTGAAGATGTCGATGATGACAACGGAGATCTATTTGGACTGTCAGTGGTTCCATCGAATTCCAACGAACAGGATAATTCAACTCGACTTGTGCAGCTGCAGTGTCGATTTCTACCGACACCAGATGAATTTGCGAGTCCTAAACTAGCTAATGTCTGAGGACTCAGGGGTATTGGCACTGGCAGAGTCTTTCCTATTGCAGAGCTACCGAGTGAATTGCATCTGGCACGTCCCATTCTCGGTACATTTCCTCCCGTTGGCACTGCATGCTCATCTGATAATAACCTAGCACCTGCTGGAGTTGTTCCAAGAATTCTGGGAGGTGATACCACTTCGCCAACAGCAAATTGTACAGCTGGGGAGGGGGAGCCAGATCGCGATGAATTGGTGGAAAATTGTCCGCTTGTTTGGCTTCGTTCAAAGGGTTTCTTGGGTTTTGATGAACTGTCACGCTTGTCAACACCTTCGATTGTTAGGGTTTCCTCCGAGGGGTCTTGAAGACTGTTTTGTCTCGTCATCGAGAGGGCCGGAAGACTATGATGTCGAGGGGAGGACAGCACCGAAAGTGGGGGTTGATTACCTGTTCTCGGGATGTCACTGTTTAATCTTCTGATCAATACCGCGGAGTTAATATTTATGTCACGCCACTGGTGCTTCCTGGATTGAGGATCGAAGGGTAGATCTTGCTTCACGTTATGGGAGTTTCCAAGGAGCAGATCTTGGGCCTCGGCTGGTAGGATGAACCATCTAAGGTACTCCAGCTCCTCGGAGAAGGTGACGCTTCTGTCAATTTGGAGGGGATATCTGTGCGCCATTTTTCGGGCCCTGTTGAAGATGTTTCGGGCTGTCTGCAGGCAGTCACTGTAACTCTGGGGAAAAACTCCACCACCACCTGATACTCGACGCTCTGATGATACCATTTTGCCGTCTGTGTATCTTATTGATCCCAACCACTTGCGCTCTTTGAAGACCGAATTTGTGTGGTGACGCCATTCACCGGTGTCTGGATTCAGGACGTACTGAGGGAGGAGTTTCCAGCCCTCCGTTGCTACCATCTTCAAGGCTTCTAGAACGAAGGCTAACTCGGCCTCGGACATGAAGTAGGGGAGGGAAAGACGGGCGAAACCTGGCCGGAGGGCTTCGGCGTTGCAATCCTCCCTTCCGCAGTGTAATTCACTAGGTAAGGGAGACATCCGTTAGTTAATGGGAACAATGTTGGATTAAactataattaaatttcaataaaaccacaaaaatttgtaaattcgGGAGAATTTGGCaaagataattttcaaaattaaaaaatctttcatgcagtaatttcattgaaaaagttaTTGAGTAAAGGATTAAAATTACCTGTAGGAGAGTACAGATTCGTATTTTCGTGCAAGGTCAGTGTCAATTCCCATGAGATCGTGTGCATATCGACCGGCGCATGCGCATCCACCTCTCGCTTGAATTCCAAAAACATCATTTAAAATAGCGCAAACAAAATTATGATGAAGAAAGGTGCCCCTCGGATGTCTGACCATAAACGAAAATATTGGCAATCGTTTGATATTGTTAGATGTGCTGCCGAGGAGAATTAATTCCGGTATCGTTCGCACGTGCGCCAATACTTGTCTGCAATACAGAAATAAGCCTTAATTAATTTGAGTAGTTCATTACGTTAATGTTTTTGATTCTGTATCACGTGTGAGTTATGTGATATTAATTAACAGGTCATAAATTATCGACGGGgttacagagaaaaaaaatccgaaactTGGAAAATGTTCATCAACAGTTTCATGACTGGAGGTCGGGGTCATGTGTGATAGAGACGTCAAGAAATTGCCTGTGACGCATTCATTTAATTGTCAGAGGCCAATTAAACATCTAATCGCATTACTCACGTCTTAATTTACCTAAAAACATTGGTGAAGAGGTCATTCTATCGATATTTACCCGGAACATAAGGAAGCTTGAATGAAAAGTAATAAGTCGTGTGACACTAGAGCAATTTTGatttgcaattaattttttaaatgacgtcaaaatccataaaacccttaatttttcatcgcaattattccccaaaaCTTCATAAACACGGAgaacattgagaaaaaaattaagaactcatataattaaaaatttccctctCACTATCACCGAAAACTCTCAAATTCGCTTCGATTTCATCCAAAACTTGAACCTTAATGACCGTTTTTCAATGTCACTGTCATAAAAGCAACAATAATACTTCccacgaaattaaaaaataaaattccatcaGCGAATGtcaaaacaattaaaattccccGAGTATTCATGAGCCCGTCGTCAGTCTCACCATCCATAACACACTCGATTTACCAGTTTGATGGTCAAGGTCAGTAATTACCTGATGTAATCAGGAAAATGCGAGTAAAAATAATACCAAAGACGAGTGAGAACGTCAGGTATTAAAATTCCTATCAGTAAATCTCACGATAAGATAGAAACAATTACAGAGCTTTGCACATAGTGAGCTCCTCGTTTAACAGCCACCTCGTGATAAAACAATATCCAATGATAAATATCTCTGATATAATAATCAATGCACTCACCTGGAGATTTTATCTTGTCTAGTGACAATGGCCTGTGCTGTTACATTTTCCTTCAATTGCATTGCCAGGCCACATCTTATGGACTCAACAACACCAGCTGTACCACTCCTCTCCTCCCTCAACTCAGGATCTCTCAGGTAATGATGCAAATCTCTCATGTCCTCAGTTGCAATGTCCTTTGAAAGATGCGATCGTTTGATAACAAGGACACCAGGTGACTGTGCACCACCCATGAACTTGTGGCCACTGAATATTATTGCGTCCTTGTGAACAGCAGTCTCGCCCACACCTGGTAAGTGTGGATTCATGTCCATTTCGACGAATGGAGCTggggaaagtgaaaaaaataaagggaACATTAATGGCATGACTCAGTATCGTTAGGTTTTACGATAATGATTCACGTTTTTGGAGATGTCGAGTGGTACTTTCAAGTGGTTGACCATAATTCGACAATAAAAGGGGTGGAGTTGACCGTCGAGTAACCGTTTATTGGACATTTATTAGTAGTTTGGATGATTTAAGGATTAATtggttgatttatttttggtgATAACCAGTTTTTGTGAGGACAGTTCGCCGATAATTGCGCAATTAGTGCGGTATCTTTTATTGGAGATTTTATGGTATGAGGTGTTGCTAGAAGGATTGACGATTATTATTCTGGTTTTCCCAGTTGCGCAAGAATGAAATGTTCGAAAAAGCATTTGAGGACATCGAGggattgtatttttaattttttacatcaattagtaaattaattttcttgttcatccaaatttcagtgattttagtttttcatttaaatgccAATTATTGTTGGTAGTAAATCGTTGACATTAGTTAAAATCTGATCAACTAAATGACCTCAATTTCTTATTTGTTCTAAAGAACAAGTAAAAGAttagaaacaaaaattcttaataaaaattgcgtcTTCTGACATAATTTATTTACCAGCTGACGTATAATCCCAAACACTGAGTGCTCCATACTGATGCAGCATCAGGGTAGTGGCAACATCATCAGCAAGCACCCCAGTAATAGAACTAGCAGCACTGAAACATCCAACCATAATTCCCTCGAAAGTCCTTGCCTCCTGCAGTTTCTTCTCAAGATCATTTAAATCCAAGAAGCCCTCCCTGGTCTCGGCGATTCTCACCACCTTAAAGAATTCAAGAACTGAGTTTAACAATCAAGAAAATCTAGAGAGGGAAAATGATCTGGAGTGAAAGGAGCCCCGTTGACATTTAATGCCAAGGATAATAAATCCACTCGTGTCGGCATTTATCTGAGTTGCGTAACGCTACGGTCGAGCTCTACTATCAGAATCGATTGTTGCAGATTAGTGATTGGAATCAATGGACATCCAGACGTCACAGAACTGGATTTTATCCGCTTTTTCCCTAACTCTACTTCTTCGCGCTTTGATAATTCTAGAATTATCCCGTCCacgttatgaaaaaaaaatttcttgtgCGAAGATTATTATTAGCTACAAGAAAATCACTTCGCATGTCTTATGGAATATTGGTATAGGTTTACTGATgacaatgaaatatatttgggATTGATGACTGAGTCTGGGACTGAAGGTCATGGGTGCGGGCCACAGAATTTTTACCGAACGGTTcaggtaaaaattattctgcagaaaaatttttaaaaaattgtagcaATTGTTTTATCACTGTACGTTCACCAATAATCTTTGTTGCCCTTTCGATATATTGATTTGTTCGAAGGAATTCAGAGAGGAACCACCTGGACATCAGCCAAAAATTGGTGGCGAAGCGATTGTGTTTTCTGGCTTGGTATCAAGCACGATTATTccatctccctctgtctctcaaAGTTTAAATCCGAAAAAACATTTTGGCTGTCATCCATAGGACTTTGACTTTTACTATCTGGCTAAGGATGAACATCAATGACCCAGAATTGTCTTGCGCAAATGTCTCACTTTTGATGCTTCAGAGGAGATGAGAATTTCGAAGATCGAATCAGCacgttttacattttttctagatattttctggtaatttttacggaatatttccaTGGATTTCTGTTCGTACACACATCCAAGAAATTGGCGTCACAACTTACCACgtggaaaacattttcatcgagtgaaattaatttctctatTACCTTGGGATAAATGCGGAAATGCATTCcatgaaaataaacaaactACTTGATTTCAGTTTAACCCTCCGTTCTTGAAATGCAAATGGCTTTCGTTGGTATAATCCCTGCTGTTTGAAATAACTCGCCGCCTTGTTACGCTCcgagtgaaaaattataccgtaaaataaaaatgatgtacCTTGGTGTCGTGCTCTCGCCAGGGTCGCAAGTTGGCGTGATGTTCGAATGGCCCGACAAACACGATCATCGGCCTCCCAGGGAGGTCAAGATGATGAAGAAGAGTGCGCAGGGCATCATCGGTACCGTGACCCGTAAAGAGTACAGCGTCCTGCTCTCCTGCCCCCACTGCATGGCGAACGATGTCTCTGGCCTCGTGCCTGCAACACACGGTACAGATTGTTAACATTTatgtttcatgaaaaaaaagagcacACGAGAAAATGGGATGCAGACCTTAAAAGGTTTGACACATTTCatgatcattattttttttatttgcagacgatttttttagactgaaattttttttccgcaccGTACAGGTATGGCACTCAAGCTTTGGATTTTTGCACTTCAGATTGTTCTACATATCTATCGAAAATGGAGGAATGTGACAAAGGATTGCAATGCTTCCATTCGGAGGTGAAAAATCCCTAAAACCGAAAAACCACTGcgttagaaaattttattctccgaAAAGCTTTCATCGAGCATAAAATTTCAGAGCTACACTCAGTTAAGATAAACCACAAATGTCTAGACACACTGGAATGGTTAGTATTATCCAGTATCGTGTGGATTTACGGTACTTTCTGATCGAATGGTTGGAAACCCACTGACTCGGATTTTGTTGAGAACCTGTCGTCGCTGACATTGGTATAGACACTAGCTTCCTCGAATGTTTTATGATAGTGTTGTTGGATCCGTTATTGCTCCAGTAAACCCATGCATTCCAATAACTGGGACAATTGTCTCAGTGAGATTgcatttcatttaattctgAAAAACTGATCCTGAGCcaaataatgataaatcaaaaaattgtagaCCATTTAATCTCGATAAGAAGATCCTCAAAAAGAAAAACCTCGCCAATCTGATGCTATTACCTAGACCAACGAATTTGATGCAAAAACCacaaaaaagagaaataaaataattaaacgaCGCTACAACCCTTCGAGGATCACTGGAGTTGTAGTCGACATATCAGAAAGACATCAAGAAGTACAATGACCCTAAATTTATTCGATTCCCCGGGTTGGTTTTGATGCTTATCGATTATGGTAAACACAACGAGAACATCGTCAAATTTATTAGTTGAGGTTGAAATGaaccaaaaatttctatcCAATTTTCCTTATTTCAAATATTGTTCCCCAGGATTAATAAACAAGTTAATTTTGTCGATGATTGTTTTACAACATTAAATGACCATCGCCATCAGTAGAATGGGCTGATTAGTTTACCCAATTCAACGGGCATTTATTTACCACTGAATGTTCTCCAGTAAAATTCATCTCCCATCAGACCTTGACCCGATGCAACATCACACGAAGgtctgaatatttattttctctcgttCTCATGAATATTAATGTCGATCTTGtgcgagggagagagaaacttcacgataataaataaattccggaGAGACGGGGGAGAGTGATGAGAGCATGATGATATCCAAGGTGATTAAATTGAATCCTTGATTCTGTGGGGGATTACAACCAGCACTGGGATAAACCGAACATAAACCGTCACCAGGGAGACAGCTCGTAGCCTTGATGATGAGACCTTGAGCTTTTGTGGAGAATTTACAGAGATATAAAAGACAGGCTTTTAATCAGCGACTTTGtaccgagattttttttaataactcgGGGCGAGATTGAAGGGAGAACTGAGCGAATggagtttatttattcattctccACTGTCTGTTGCACGAAAGAGTTGTTTCGCCGTGGGATTGGGTGTGACGGAATGATAAATTTACTATCGCGAAGGCGTTTCCTGTGGTATTTCAAAGGCAGTTCAAGTGCAATGTCGATGGATTGTACGAGATGTGACGTCATAGGTGAGgggtttcattaattataaggTAGTGCAacgagggagggagggggacattgattttttatgatatGGATGGAATCCAAGGAGTTGAGAGGATGTGCATTTCGAAATTATCTCGAGAGGGAGTCGTTTGCGCATAAAAAAATGcgttaattgtttaaaaatccgaatttttaaaataattcggTAAATTCGATtctcattttaaaaaactaaaGCCTAAACCAAAGACTACATACACATCAGTTCCTGATTCAATGTcaaatcataattattatgCGAAAATTTGATTATAGAAAATCGTCTGAAGTCCGctctttattcatttttcaaacgtTTCGTTTTCCCCCACCCTCCCttatttcacgatttttttttgagaattcttTTCCCAAGCGTGAAATGGAGATTTAAATATAACTCTTTGAAGTTCAAGTAATGGAACCGTTGAAAAACGGAAGCAGTAAAAAAGtcataaaatcatttcaaggaaagaaaaaaaactcgtcCGAGGACTTGCATATCCTTAGGATCCGTTCCAGGACATGTTTGCAAATGCTCATAACGCAACGACTTCGGTTCACATGTGAACACCCAGGAAGTAACTAAACATTTCCGGTTAAACAAATTGCAGTCCGCGATAACTAAACAATGACAAagtctgttgataatttgaCAAATTAAGGGCATTTCTAGTACTTCAACGCGATTTTCTCTATAATTATTGAACTAAAGTTGTCCACAACTTTAAATGCTGTCATTCTTGGGTAAACATTTGTAGATTCTCTGAATAAACCACATGCAGCAGTGGATATACCCCCAGCCGTCTACGTCAATATATCAAGTGGAGCTAGAGGCGAGGGCACATTGCGAGCCTTGAGGCAGTTGGAGACACAGCAGCGGACAGTATGACATTCACGTCCCCATCGGAGCATCTATTTTTCCACCATTTTCCTCTCATTTCTTACCCGAAATGACTCACTGTTGATTCGAAATGTATCGTCTGTACTCAAAGAGACGTCTATTTTTGCTAATGGAGTCAGCGTCTTTGAACATCAAGGAGTGGCAGTAGAGTGACTGTTTGGCGAGTGAGACACTTTTGGGCAGATTCTGCTATTCGATTATTCTCGGTTATCCTCTCTCTTGCTTCAATGTTATTGCTGAGGTCATTCGTTGACAGTCGCCGAGGGATCACCAATTGATTGAGATAATTTTCCTAACTTCTGGTTTCCTCGgtgtcattattatttttagagaTCGTCTTGCTCCGACAAGGACGTCTGCATGGCATGTCAGTTTGGCGCATTGTTAACAGACATTTATTGAATTCGGAGGACGAAATCGTTGCTAGTGCTCATTGCGGGGAAATATTCCGGTATTTATCGATACTTTTCGATGGCTTATGTCTCTAAACGTGATTTTCGTGTTTTGATTCTGacgattcattaattaatgtaattaaaCATTTCATGACTAATCAAGTACAGACAGACATAACTTTCGAGGGCATAATAAGTTTAATATAAATTTGACGATTTCATACTCACTTTGGAAATCGAATTCTCCACACGACTACTTCATTGGTAATTTATCTCCAACGTTTTTTTCTGTGTATTCAAACAACTAGTTTTTACGGTGTATTACAAGGTTTCATGAATGGAAAACACGTTGTTATCGTTCAGTATTTTCTTCAACCTTTGTTGCGACCCCGTCTTTATCACCTCCCTCATCTGGTATCTATTATTTTTAGTCTCCCTCAGCTTTAATAGCCAGCCCCGACATTTTTATTATGCACATGTTATTACGTGCGTGGATACACCAGGTACTGAGGGAACTTTTCCTTTGTTCGAAGGCTACTGCAACCAgtgtcagattttttttttacatttttatctgGGGCTTCTGCGTCTTCATTTCACGGGGATTTTCCCGGCGTTCTTTTAATCTAATGACTCCAGCAACTTTCGGCGTTGAATTACGAACATCGTCACCACCTCGGATTCCGGGATCCGGTGTCAGTGTGAATTTTTGTAAGCGGATGAAACTTGTGAAATTCGACTTATTTAACGAGATTTTTCAGCGAAGAATTCACTTTGAATGCCGAGGGGCGGCTTTATGGCTTCTTGGGGCTTAATTATTTCCGCAAGTTGATGGGTGCGACGTGCATGAACATCTTTGTGGATTCACCGGTCAATTCGGAGACTTGAAGCTATACGACGAGAATTGGGAAGTGGAAAAATCACGTCCGGTCGGTGTCGAGAAGTCTATTTTCGGGGCTATGGGAAATAGGTGATAAACAGAGATGTGATTACTCTGGTCATTTTCACGTTGGGATGTCGAGAATTTTGGAAGTGGGTCAATTCGTTAGTTTACACGTACAAGATattttgaggaaatttttGGTCAAGTGTATATGTAAATAAGAGACTGTGTaccaaaattgtttttctttattaCTTTCTATGTTTGTCGTCTTGGGTGatacaatgagaaaaaaaatcctgaggaATAGGAATTTTACGATGGATTGAAATGGTTCTAGGTAATCTTACCTC
This genomic stretch from Diachasmimorpha longicaudata isolate KC_UGA_2023 chromosome 6, iyDiaLong2, whole genome shotgun sequence harbors:
- the LOC135163400 gene encoding uncharacterized protein LOC135163400, translating into MSCSVKISSKGWCGSQRRIASLPEETTGGVQGASATGGLACQNAKIGQPPRCVKPIAVKKGEDTAKLLKYIDDNVIGKNGTFFGPFGRRKVVYCDYTSSGRSLQFLEEYITKEVLPCLGDTRASTSICSLQSSLFRHEARDIVRHAVGAGEQDAVLFTGHGTDDALRTLLHHLDLPGRPMIVFVGPFEHHANLRPWREHDTKVVRIAETREGFLDLNDLEKKLQEARTFEGIMVGCFSAASSITGVLADDVATTLMLHQYGALSVWDYTSAAPFVEMDMNPHLPGVGETAVHKDAIIFSGHKFMGGAQSPGVLVIKRSHLSKDIATEDMRDLHHYLRDPELREERSGTAGVVESIRCGLAMQLKENVTAQAIVTRQDKISRQVLAHVRTIPELILLGSTSNNIKRLPIFSFMVRHPRGTFLHHNFVCAILNDVFGIQARGGCACAGRYAHDLMGIDTDLARKYESVLSYSELHCGREDCNAEALRPGFARLSLPYFMSEAELAFVLEALKMVATEGWKLLPQYVLNPDTGEWRHHTNSVFKERKWLGSIRYTDGKMVSSERRVSGGGGVFPQSYSDCLQTARNIFNRARKMAHRYPLQIDRSVTFSEELEYLRWFILPAEAQDLLLGNSHNVKQDLPFDPQSRKHQWRDININSAVLIRRLNSDIPRTGNQPPLSVLSSPRHHSLPALSMTRQNSLQDPSEETLTIEGVDKRDSSSKPKKPFERSQTSGQFSTNSSRSGSPSPAVQFAVGEVVSPPRILGTTPAGARLLSDEHAVPTGGNVPRMGRARCNSLGSSAIGKTLPVPIPLSPQTLASLGLANSSGVGRNRHCSCTSRVELSCSLEFDGTTDSPNRSPLSSSTSSPTSSSSPSPYPCGYSSLTSHHPAHPQQHCPQHSEGHITQKLGRCSPILSSFSHSSDDDLHAYLKGRTEDIATEIKSEIREVISQVDDVLSESNSSDLGTPQHYPHRTTSNGSDKAHRDDSFSASEIAEYLMEFSKEMASEVKSEIRCMVNAVDGLGRYSPDLHSSTPSTNSPGYKTPERRLPDSPLARLSKGAKLNELFQSQESKMSSECSSDETVIYVVGPRAAAQTNHERAKTSDEEEEHSGKQSAKSVVEMSSKGVKTLPEIYSAINSVSSQDSGINLSFHENDVRTTDHLGRSGSSSSGSSAESSGTSFIKKCKGLAERKRDDKLPNDVSDDEDIREEDVSVSEDEDLLLKKLEESCEGNGPQWHSPSRSIWKPTVEAIHEYDMIRDKDRVLVCLPVSTVGIGAAAGKHSLALLHTLHQYQFYAKSKNIDFDIGAVTINSGSSYDPLESMSYLKNLQVTYFYEEAEEQTELINSTKTGDGFVETSVEGNSESCGVCGRVGDVTRQRLYSVAKRYGYNVLALGQHLDDLAEGFLSSLFCTGKLKAMKAHYYVKEQELRVIRPFVYVRERALRQFNDDKKLPMLRVTCGTCEESGASKLQRNRELLAGQERSYPRLYWSLRTALRPLILARGPSQGSSQQTQRHRHKGRKGALASLTVLATSQELADSESEDEGQIM